In Bacteriovorax stolpii, a single genomic region encodes these proteins:
- a CDS encoding 2Fe-2S iron-sulfur cluster binding domain-containing protein, protein MPTVLVHLPGSSESPNEKEPSKPREYKVNLSQILYDELDRQNLSLPHGCLAGSCGSCRIEVIKGIENLSPMGVVETDTIEHIKGSYPGKTVRLSCRAKVLGDVEIAPLK, encoded by the coding sequence ATGCCCACCGTGTTAGTTCACCTTCCGGGTTCCTCTGAATCTCCCAATGAAAAGGAGCCTTCAAAGCCTCGTGAATACAAAGTTAATTTAAGCCAAATCTTATACGATGAACTGGACCGTCAAAACTTGAGTTTGCCTCATGGATGCCTGGCCGGATCGTGCGGGTCATGCCGCATTGAAGTTATCAAAGGAATCGAAAACTTATCCCCTATGGGTGTAGTGGAAACGGACACAATCGAACACATCAAAGGCTCTTACCCGGGAAAGACTGTCCGCCTTTCTTGCCGGGCAAAGGTTCTTGGTGACGTGGAAATCGCTCCCTTAAAGTAA